A part of Pectobacterium cacticida genomic DNA contains:
- a CDS encoding helix-turn-helix domain-containing protein — protein sequence MSDINSLCAGMDMSAFAERLRLLREARNLSQVRLAELLGVDPRVYNRWEKGVSAPHLETVVNIADVLQVSMDELVGRKSVSDEVKVRNHTLHALWQKADLLPDSDQQALIAVLDSFVKKAMMEQVMNITSKR from the coding sequence ATGAGTGACATTAATTCATTGTGTGCAGGTATGGATATGTCAGCATTTGCCGAACGCCTCCGCTTGTTGCGTGAAGCCCGTAATCTGAGTCAGGTCAGGCTCGCCGAACTCCTTGGCGTTGATCCGCGTGTCTACAACCGCTGGGAAAAAGGCGTGAGCGCCCCGCACCTTGAGACGGTGGTTAACATCGCTGACGTGCTTCAGGTTTCGATGGATGAACTGGTTGGCCGTAAGTCAGTATCGGATGAAGTGAAGGTACGCAACCACACGCTACATGCGCTGTGGCAGAAGGCGGATCTGTTACCAGACTCCGATCAACAGGCGCTGATCGCCGTTCTGGACAGTTTCGTTAAGAAGGCAATGATGGAACAGGTGATGAACATCACCAGTAAACGATAA
- a CDS encoding type I toxin-antitoxin system SymE family toxin: MAKAHSKSGVTVNKATKTERYYTVGYASHNGKSNPPSAINLKGRWLEECGFITGMPVTVTVERGRIIIETQINF; encoded by the coding sequence ATGGCTAAGGCACATTCTAAGTCAGGCGTCACCGTTAATAAAGCAACCAAAACAGAGCGTTACTACACCGTGGGATACGCGTCGCATAATGGTAAATCCAACCCGCCCTCCGCCATCAACCTTAAAGGCCGCTGGCTGGAAGAGTGTGGCTTTATCACCGGCATGCCGGTGACCGTCACGGTGGAGCGGGGCAGGATTATTATTGAGACGCAGATTAATTTTTAG